In the genome of Bradyrhizobium arachidis, one region contains:
- a CDS encoding branched-chain amino acid ABC transporter permease → MKGLSVSKAVTALMLAGLVLLPLYSYLSGNIFILTLFTRIVILALAAASLNLIMGFGGMMSFGHAAYLGIGGYAVGMLAQEGVGSGFIQFPVALAASAIYALVIGALSLRTRGVYFIMITLAFAQMAYYVASGLARYGGDDGLTVYKRSDFSGLINLSDRTQFYYLCLACLFAVIFLIWRIVNSRFGLVVQGLRSNEQRMQAIGFPAKRYQLVCFVISGTMCGLAGALLANNTDFVSPAVMYWTRSGDLMVMVILGGMGTLFGPVMGAVVFLLLEEFLSQITEYWALIMGPLLLLIVLFGRGGIMGMLGRAGRG, encoded by the coding sequence ATGAAGGGTTTGAGCGTGAGCAAGGCCGTCACGGCCCTGATGCTGGCGGGTCTCGTGCTGCTGCCGCTCTATTCGTACCTCTCCGGCAACATCTTCATCCTGACGCTGTTCACCCGCATCGTCATCCTGGCGCTGGCGGCCGCGAGCCTCAACCTCATCATGGGTTTTGGCGGCATGATGAGCTTCGGTCACGCCGCCTATCTCGGTATCGGCGGCTACGCGGTCGGCATGCTGGCGCAGGAAGGTGTGGGCTCCGGCTTCATCCAGTTTCCGGTCGCGCTGGCAGCGTCCGCGATCTACGCGCTCGTGATCGGCGCGCTCTCCTTGCGCACGCGCGGCGTCTATTTCATCATGATCACGCTCGCCTTTGCGCAGATGGCCTATTACGTCGCCTCGGGCCTCGCACGCTACGGCGGCGATGACGGCCTCACCGTCTACAAGCGCAGCGATTTCTCCGGGCTGATCAACCTGTCGGACCGCACACAGTTCTATTATCTGTGTCTCGCCTGCTTGTTCGCCGTGATCTTCCTGATCTGGCGCATCGTCAATTCGCGCTTCGGCCTCGTGGTGCAGGGCCTGCGCTCCAACGAGCAGCGCATGCAGGCGATCGGCTTCCCGGCCAAGCGCTACCAGCTGGTCTGCTTCGTCATATCGGGCACCATGTGCGGCCTCGCCGGTGCGCTGCTCGCCAACAACACCGATTTCGTCAGCCCGGCCGTGATGTACTGGACCCGTTCCGGCGACCTCATGGTGATGGTGATCTTAGGGGGCATGGGCACGCTGTTCGGTCCCGTCATGGGCGCGGTGGTGTTTTTGCTGCTGGAAGAATTCCTGTCGCAGATCACCGAATATTGGGCGCTGATCATGGGGCCGCTGCTGCTCCTGATCGTGCTGTTCGGCCGCGGCGGCATCATGGGCATGCTGGGGAGGGCGGGCCGTGGCTGA
- a CDS encoding branched-chain amino acid ABC transporter permease — translation MLLVVEQFLNGLQFGLLLFLLAAGLTLVFGIMDLVNLAHGSLYMMGAYFAATFAAWTGSFLLGALMALGATLVLGIVLEMTALRHLYGRDHLDHVLATFGLILFFNEAVRLIWGPAGLALPLPAWLTVPVPILPGIHYPAYRLAIIIVALLVALLLYLGVMRTRIGMLIRAGASNREMIGALGINIKLLYTLVFGLGAALAGLAGLMQAPILTVQIGMGENILILAFVIIVIGGIGSIRGAFLAAIFVGMIDTLGRAFLPNLLRQVLSGAAASTAAPALSSMLIYLLMAIVLVVRPEGLFPANRR, via the coding sequence ATGCTGCTGGTCGTCGAACAGTTCTTGAACGGATTGCAGTTCGGCCTGCTGCTGTTCCTGCTCGCCGCCGGCCTGACGCTGGTGTTCGGGATCATGGATCTCGTCAACCTCGCGCACGGCTCGCTCTACATGATGGGCGCGTATTTCGCCGCGACCTTCGCGGCGTGGACCGGCAGCTTCCTACTCGGCGCGCTGATGGCGTTAGGGGCGACGCTCGTGCTCGGCATCGTGCTGGAGATGACGGCGCTGCGGCATCTCTACGGCCGCGATCATCTCGACCACGTGCTCGCGACCTTCGGTCTGATCCTGTTCTTCAATGAAGCGGTGCGGCTGATCTGGGGGCCGGCGGGCCTCGCGCTGCCGCTGCCGGCTTGGCTCACCGTGCCGGTGCCGATCCTGCCCGGCATTCATTATCCCGCTTATCGACTCGCCATCATCATCGTGGCGCTGCTGGTGGCGCTGCTGCTCTATCTCGGCGTGATGCGCACGCGCATCGGGATGCTCATTCGCGCCGGCGCCTCCAATCGCGAGATGATCGGGGCGCTCGGCATCAACATCAAGCTGCTCTACACGCTGGTGTTCGGCCTGGGTGCCGCGCTCGCCGGCCTTGCCGGGCTGATGCAGGCGCCGATCCTCACTGTGCAGATCGGCATGGGCGAGAACATTTTGATCCTCGCCTTCGTCATCATCGTGATCGGCGGCATCGGCTCGATCCGCGGCGCCTTCCTCGCCGCGATCTTCGTCGGCATGATCGATACGCTCGGCCGCGCCTTCCTGCCCAATCTGCTGCGGCAGGTGCTGAGCGGCGCCGCCGCCTCCACCGCCGCCCCCGCGCTGTCGTCCATGCTGATCTATCTCCTGATGGCGATCGTGCTGGTGGTGCGGCCGGAGGGGCTGTTTCCGGCCAACCGTCGATGA
- a CDS encoding acyl-homoserine-lactone synthase, which translates to MIHVISAANRHLYEDVLEQHFRLRHEIFVEERKWEALRKPDGREIDAYDNDDSIYLLSLENRRVLGGYRLYPTTKPTMMSEVFPHLAAVRGCPADALVWEWSRFFVSRERRDGALNLQLMAAAQEFCLDQGIERLCLVMETWWLPRFHDIGFVVTPLGLPALIEDSWTMAATIEVRQESLDVVRERIGMKDVVRQDGPRIDCIARANLCGLAAAQRKSA; encoded by the coding sequence ATGATTCATGTGATCTCTGCCGCAAACCGGCACCTCTACGAGGATGTCCTCGAGCAGCATTTCAGGCTGCGCCACGAGATTTTTGTCGAGGAACGGAAGTGGGAGGCGCTGCGCAAACCCGACGGCCGCGAGATCGACGCCTACGACAATGACGATTCGATCTACCTGCTGTCGCTCGAGAACCGCCGCGTGCTCGGCGGCTATCGGCTGTACCCTACTACCAAGCCGACCATGATGAGCGAGGTGTTCCCGCATCTGGCCGCAGTGCGGGGATGCCCGGCGGACGCGCTGGTCTGGGAGTGGTCGCGCTTCTTCGTGTCGCGCGAGCGCCGCGACGGCGCGCTCAATCTGCAATTGATGGCGGCGGCGCAGGAGTTCTGTCTCGATCAGGGGATCGAGCGGCTCTGTCTCGTCATGGAGACGTGGTGGCTGCCGCGCTTCCACGACATCGGCTTCGTCGTCACCCCGCTGGGATTACCGGCGCTGATCGAGGATTCCTGGACCATGGCGGCGACCATCGAGGTTCGCCAGGAATCGCTCGATGTCGTGCGCGAGCGGATCGGGATGAAGGATGTCGTGCGCCAGGACGGTCCGCGGATCGACTGCATCGCCCGTGCCAACCTTTGCGGCCTCGCTGCCGCGCAACGAAAGAGCGCCTGA
- a CDS encoding LuxR family transcriptional regulator → MSAVDYGREALDFIEGLGAHTKVPDTMDALATAFSRYGFEHIIVTGLPNPDQRFAQMVLAKRWPAEWFSLYTEKSYDRVDPVIRKCRHTVNPFEWSEAPYDAEFEPGAAEVMRRAADFRMSRGFVVPIHGLTGYEAGVSLGGVHLDLNARSKPALHLIAMYGFDHIRRLLAPAPHPSARLTPREREVLAWASQGKSAWEIGEILHITQRTAEEHLATAARKLGAVNRTHAVALAIRQRIITP, encoded by the coding sequence ATGTCCGCCGTAGATTATGGCCGGGAAGCGCTCGACTTCATCGAGGGTCTGGGAGCCCATACCAAGGTTCCAGACACCATGGACGCGCTTGCGACCGCGTTCAGCCGGTATGGTTTCGAGCACATCATCGTCACCGGTCTGCCCAATCCCGATCAGCGCTTCGCCCAGATGGTGCTTGCCAAGCGCTGGCCGGCGGAGTGGTTCAGCCTCTACACGGAAAAGAGCTACGACCGCGTCGATCCCGTGATCCGCAAGTGCCGGCACACAGTGAATCCGTTCGAATGGTCGGAAGCCCCCTACGATGCGGAGTTCGAGCCGGGTGCTGCGGAAGTGATGCGGCGGGCGGCCGATTTCCGCATGTCGCGGGGTTTCGTGGTGCCGATCCACGGCTTGACCGGCTATGAAGCGGGCGTCTCGCTCGGCGGCGTCCACCTCGATCTCAACGCCCGCAGCAAGCCGGCGCTGCACCTGATCGCGATGTATGGCTTCGACCACATTCGTCGTCTGCTCGCGCCGGCGCCGCATCCGTCAGCGCGTCTCACCCCGCGCGAGCGCGAGGTGCTCGCCTGGGCCTCGCAGGGCAAGTCGGCCTGGGAAATCGGCGAGATCCTGCACATCACGCAGCGCACCGCCGAAGAGCATCTTGCAACTGCCGCGCGCAAGCTTGGCGCCGTCAACCGCACGCACGCGGTTGCGCTCGCGATCCGGCAAAGAATCATCACGCCCTGA
- a CDS encoding LysR family transcriptional regulator, with the protein MMTLRQVEVIRAVMVTGTIGGAAKLLNVSAPGISRLVKYTERSLGIRFFQRQNGRYFPTPEAENIFEQINGVYKKVDDLSEIISKIGRGGLSELRIGSVPSISQVMVPRAIERVRRRYPDLGIDINILKLEEAIDYLLLGRGECVAMSYRLEHSGLDFMPLASGELYCIVPPGHELAGRKQVSAAEITRYPLIGIDPNDPYGRIMAEIFARHRLDYNITIRARFGTTVCALVKAGLGIAIIDQFTVAHGGYPGIELLKITEPTRFDTYIAVKRGAPLSLHVEYFIESLRAEMRAVEPSRGNGKTASARGRKK; encoded by the coding sequence ATGATGACGCTGCGCCAGGTGGAAGTGATCCGTGCCGTGATGGTGACGGGCACCATCGGCGGCGCGGCCAAGCTGCTCAACGTGTCGGCGCCGGGGATCAGCCGCCTCGTCAAATACACCGAGCGCTCGCTCGGCATTCGCTTCTTCCAGCGCCAGAACGGGCGCTACTTCCCGACGCCGGAAGCCGAGAATATTTTCGAGCAGATCAACGGCGTCTACAAGAAGGTCGACGATCTCTCCGAGATCATCTCCAAGATCGGCCGCGGCGGATTGTCGGAGCTGCGCATCGGCTCGGTGCCGAGCATCTCGCAGGTGATGGTGCCGCGCGCGATCGAGCGGGTCCGGCGTCGCTATCCCGATCTCGGCATCGACATCAACATCCTCAAGCTCGAGGAAGCGATCGACTATCTCCTGCTCGGCCGCGGCGAGTGCGTGGCGATGAGCTACCGCCTGGAGCATTCCGGGCTCGACTTCATGCCGCTCGCCTCGGGCGAGCTCTACTGCATCGTGCCGCCCGGCCACGAGCTGGCCGGCCGCAAGCAGGTCTCCGCCGCCGAGATCACCCGCTATCCGCTGATCGGCATCGATCCCAACGACCCCTACGGCCGGATCATGGCCGAGATCTTCGCGCGCCACCGGCTCGACTACAACATCACCATCCGCGCGCGCTTCGGCACCACGGTCTGCGCGCTGGTGAAGGCGGGGCTCGGCATCGCCATCATCGACCAGTTCACCGTGGCCCATGGCGGCTATCCCGGCATCGAGCTGTTGAAGATCACCGAGCCGACGCGCTTCGATACCTATATCGCAGTCAAACGCGGCGCACCGCTGTCGCTCCATGTCGAATATTTCATCGAATCCCTGCGCGCCGAGATGCGCGCGGTCGAGCCGTCCCGCGGCAACGGCAAGACCGCCTCGGCACGCGGACGCAAGAAATAA
- a CDS encoding shikimate dehydrogenase, producing MSKRGYAASKKLLTGLIGAPIAHSASPAMHERAAEALGLRGHYQLIEVAGADATGLSMMLEGVRRLGFAGVNVTFPYKEAVVPLLDELAPAAATMAAVNTVVVREGRLIGHNTDTTGFARAVKPLLAPAGNAVAVIGTGGVGKAIAFALASLKVADLRIFDSEPARAEKLAALLARHGGARVAGSVEEALDGATGLVNGTPVGMLPNRDTPVAPALLRENLWVADAVYSPLITPLLAAAQEKGAKIMTGRELAIYQAADAFELFTGLAPSTEVMGEAFDAVMAARSAAYQAA from the coding sequence ATGTCAAAGCGCGGATACGCCGCCAGCAAGAAGCTCCTCACCGGCCTGATCGGCGCGCCGATCGCGCATTCCGCGTCCCCTGCGATGCATGAGCGCGCCGCCGAGGCGCTTGGGCTGCGCGGCCATTACCAGCTCATCGAGGTCGCCGGTGCGGACGCGACCGGCCTCAGCATGATGCTCGAGGGCGTGCGCCGGCTCGGCTTCGCCGGCGTCAACGTCACCTTTCCTTACAAGGAGGCCGTGGTGCCGCTGCTCGACGAATTGGCACCGGCTGCGGCGACCATGGCGGCGGTCAACACCGTCGTCGTTAGGGAGGGCCGACTGATCGGCCACAATACCGACACGACAGGCTTTGCGCGCGCCGTCAAACCGCTGCTGGCTCCTGCCGGAAATGCCGTGGCCGTCATCGGCACCGGCGGCGTCGGCAAGGCGATCGCCTTTGCGCTGGCAAGCCTGAAGGTTGCGGATCTCCGCATCTTCGACAGCGAGCCGGCGCGGGCCGAGAAACTCGCCGCGCTGCTGGCCAGGCATGGCGGCGCGCGGGTGGCCGGAAGTGTCGAGGAGGCGCTCGACGGTGCAACCGGCCTCGTCAACGGCACGCCGGTCGGCATGCTGCCGAACCGGGACACCCCGGTCGCGCCGGCGCTTTTGCGCGAAAACCTGTGGGTCGCCGACGCCGTCTATTCTCCGCTGATCACGCCGCTCCTTGCCGCAGCGCAAGAGAAGGGTGCGAAGATCATGACCGGCCGCGAGCTTGCGATCTACCAAGCCGCTGACGCATTCGAACTGTTCACAGGCCTTGCCCCCTCGACTGAAGTCATGGGAGAGGCTTTTGACGCCGTGATGGCCGCGCGCAGCGCCGCGTATCAGGCCGCTTGA
- a CDS encoding ABC transporter substrate-binding protein encodes MKSTLLVGALLTAITTAGAFAQAIKLADVAELSGGGATVGTNWKNGIDLAIEEINAKGGVLGRKLEVTHADSQSNPGVARAQVQKALDAEPYVLLGPGYSGSVKVTAPLAAEAGIAQIMGGEAAELTQAGNKFLFRTSFGQQSSMPKVAKYIHDEMKAKSVAVVWVNNDFGRGGRDVVVKELDRLGSKVVADLSTEAGQADFAADVGKIKAANPDAVFVYLNEEESARILKELKRQGVTAPLMGETTLIGQKVIELAGDAANGARGHVGLTTDAPVDLIKAFREKFSKKYNYVPDHNGLKGYLAVYMVKATTEKMGKVDSKAFADTLHGLTIKASEEPGILMDVTFDANGDIDRQSFLVEVVEGKQVVKQVLPKVK; translated from the coding sequence ATGAAATCAACGCTACTGGTGGGCGCGCTGCTCACCGCAATCACGACGGCGGGCGCCTTCGCCCAGGCGATCAAGCTCGCCGACGTCGCCGAACTCTCGGGCGGCGGCGCCACCGTCGGCACCAACTGGAAGAACGGCATCGACCTCGCCATCGAGGAGATCAACGCCAAGGGCGGCGTGCTCGGCCGCAAGCTCGAGGTCACCCACGCCGACTCGCAGTCCAACCCCGGCGTCGCCCGCGCCCAGGTGCAAAAAGCGCTCGATGCTGAACCCTACGTGCTGCTCGGGCCCGGCTATTCCGGCTCGGTCAAGGTCACCGCCCCGCTCGCGGCCGAAGCCGGCATCGCGCAGATCATGGGCGGCGAAGCCGCCGAGCTGACACAGGCCGGCAACAAGTTCCTGTTCCGCACCTCGTTCGGCCAGCAATCCTCGATGCCGAAGGTCGCCAAATACATCCACGACGAGATGAAGGCGAAGTCGGTCGCGGTGGTCTGGGTCAACAATGATTTTGGCCGCGGCGGCCGCGACGTCGTCGTCAAGGAGCTCGACCGGCTCGGCTCCAAGGTGGTCGCCGACCTCTCGACCGAAGCTGGCCAGGCCGACTTCGCCGCCGACGTCGGCAAGATCAAGGCGGCCAATCCCGACGCTGTCTTCGTCTATCTCAACGAGGAAGAGAGCGCGCGCATCCTCAAGGAGCTGAAGCGCCAGGGCGTCACCGCACCGCTGATGGGCGAGACCACGCTGATCGGCCAGAAGGTGATCGAGCTCGCGGGCGATGCTGCCAACGGCGCGCGCGGGCATGTCGGCCTCACCACCGACGCGCCGGTCGACCTGATCAAGGCGTTCCGCGAGAAGTTTTCGAAGAAGTACAATTACGTCCCCGATCATAACGGCCTGAAGGGCTATCTCGCCGTCTACATGGTGAAGGCCACCACCGAGAAGATGGGCAAGGTCGATTCCAAGGCGTTCGCCGACACGCTGCATGGACTGACGATCAAGGCCTCGGAGGAGCCCGGCATCCTGATGGACGTCACCTTCGATGCGAACGGCGACATCGATCGCCAGAGCTTTCTGGTCGAGGTGGTCGAAGGCAAGCAGGTCGTGAAGCAGGTGCTGCCGAAGGTGAAATGA
- a CDS encoding branched-chain amino acid ABC transporter permease: MSNLFDLLVAGLATGAIYALVAVGFTLLWQTSQTINFAQGEFVMLPAFLMLAAMHAGAPFWLAIILGILLSMILLGLAFKMLLVDPMMRHGVLPLAIATMALAIGIKEAVKQFFSAEASPFPSIVPTGDISILGHAVSLQSIGVLVVAILAVLGLTTLLNRTSLGHQMQAAAQNPTVARIIGVPVERMILLTFLINAFLVALASLLITPIYLAKFSSGEVLGQAAFIAAIVGGFNQVRGAIAGGLLIGVLDNLAASYVSTQYRAAVPLIFLIVVILFRPQGLLGRAEERTV; encoded by the coding sequence ATGTCCAACCTATTCGATCTACTGGTCGCAGGACTGGCCACCGGCGCCATCTACGCGCTGGTTGCGGTCGGCTTCACGCTGCTGTGGCAGACCTCGCAGACCATCAATTTCGCGCAAGGCGAGTTCGTGATGCTGCCGGCGTTCCTGATGCTGGCGGCGATGCATGCCGGTGCGCCGTTCTGGCTCGCCATCATCCTCGGCATCCTGCTCTCGATGATCCTGCTCGGCCTCGCCTTCAAGATGCTGCTGGTCGATCCCATGATGCGCCACGGTGTGTTGCCGCTGGCAATCGCGACCATGGCGCTCGCTATCGGCATCAAGGAAGCCGTCAAACAATTCTTCAGCGCGGAAGCTTCGCCCTTCCCGTCGATCGTGCCGACCGGTGACATCTCCATCCTCGGCCACGCCGTCTCACTGCAAAGCATCGGCGTCCTCGTCGTCGCCATCCTTGCCGTCCTCGGACTGACGACGCTACTGAACCGCACCTCGCTCGGCCACCAGATGCAGGCAGCAGCGCAGAACCCGACGGTGGCGCGCATCATCGGCGTTCCGGTCGAGCGCATGATCCTCCTGACCTTCCTGATCAACGCCTTCCTGGTCGCGCTGGCTTCGCTGCTGATCACGCCGATCTACCTCGCAAAATTCTCCTCCGGCGAAGTGCTGGGCCAGGCCGCCTTCATCGCGGCGATCGTCGGCGGCTTCAACCAGGTGCGCGGCGCGATCGCCGGCGGCCTCCTGATCGGCGTGCTCGACAATCTCGCGGCAAGCTATGTCTCGACGCAGTACCGCGCGGCGGTGCCGCTGATCTTCCTGATCGTCGTCATCCTGTTCCGGCCGCAAGGATTGCTCGGCCGCGCCGAGGAGCGCACGGTATGA
- a CDS encoding branched-chain amino acid ABC transporter permease, giving the protein MSGFAKPLKIALGLIVIAGLIIVPMNFNRYGLFILSQWAVMTIAAMGLNLTLGYAGQVSLAQGAFVGIGAYAAAIMTTHGWPLPAAILVAIILSFAVGWVLGYPALRVQHHYLAFVTLAFSTLAFLVFRNESWLTGGIYGISNIPRPHIFGIATNKPLPFYYVCLGSLAIVSLAVWWLIRSPWGRAFMALRENPLRAQSLGIDTRRYTLMAFAIGSALGGVAGALYAPLTQYIDPVPFNLSLSLDLLMMVIVGGAGFYFGPFLGAMIAVLLPEWLRFTEGYYLMLYAVAVMLLLIWSPTGILGILDRYMAARRTKAASALRAVAKSRLETAQ; this is encoded by the coding sequence ATGAGCGGCTTTGCCAAACCCCTGAAGATCGCGCTCGGCCTCATCGTTATCGCCGGCCTGATCATCGTCCCCATGAACTTCAACCGCTACGGCCTGTTCATCCTGAGCCAGTGGGCCGTGATGACCATCGCCGCGATGGGCCTCAACCTCACGCTCGGCTATGCCGGACAGGTCTCGCTGGCGCAGGGCGCCTTCGTCGGCATCGGCGCCTATGCAGCGGCGATCATGACCACCCATGGCTGGCCGCTGCCGGCTGCGATCCTGGTCGCGATCATCCTTAGCTTCGCGGTCGGCTGGGTGCTCGGCTACCCCGCGCTGCGCGTGCAACACCATTACCTCGCTTTCGTCACCCTCGCCTTTTCGACGCTGGCCTTCCTCGTGTTCCGCAACGAGAGCTGGCTCACCGGCGGCATCTACGGCATTTCCAACATCCCGCGGCCGCACATCTTCGGGATTGCCACCAACAAACCGCTGCCGTTCTACTATGTCTGCCTCGGCTCGCTCGCGATCGTCTCGCTCGCGGTGTGGTGGCTGATCCGCTCACCCTGGGGCCGCGCCTTCATGGCGCTGCGCGAAAATCCCTTGCGCGCGCAATCGCTCGGCATCGACACGCGGCGCTATACGCTGATGGCGTTCGCGATCGGCTCGGCGCTCGGCGGCGTCGCCGGCGCGCTCTATGCGCCGCTGACGCAATATATCGACCCTGTTCCCTTCAACCTGTCGCTCTCGCTCGATCTTCTGATGATGGTGATCGTCGGCGGTGCCGGCTTCTATTTCGGCCCGTTCCTGGGGGCGATGATCGCGGTGCTGCTGCCGGAATGGTTGCGCTTCACCGAAGGCTATTACCTGATGCTCTATGCGGTCGCGGTGATGCTGCTGCTGATCTGGTCGCCGACCGGCATTCTGGGAATCCTCGATCGCTACATGGCCGCGCGGCGCACCAAGGCGGCGTCCGCGCTCCGCGCCGTCGCCAAATCCAGGCTGGAGACGGCGCAATGA
- a CDS encoding ABC transporter ATP-binding protein, which translates to MSAVLEVTDIKKNFGGISAVDGVSFDVREGEILGLIGPNGCGKSTLFNCILGQLTPSGGEVKLDGKTVTGLRPSELNKLGVSRTFQLLQVFPKLSVRENLILAGQEHQGNMASRLVGRSDAGLTDAANQMIGFFKLDHLADEPAGGLSYGQQKLLDAAMAFMGGPRLVLLDEPAGGVNPSMLADLKDRLVAINREKNATFVVIEHNMEFVMSLCSRVMVMAEGKVLAMGRPDEVRKNPAVIEAYLGH; encoded by the coding sequence ATGAGTGCGGTCCTCGAAGTCACTGACATCAAGAAGAACTTTGGCGGCATCAGCGCCGTCGACGGTGTCTCGTTCGACGTGCGCGAGGGCGAGATCCTCGGCCTGATCGGTCCGAACGGCTGCGGCAAGTCCACGCTGTTCAACTGCATCCTCGGCCAGCTCACGCCATCAGGCGGCGAGGTCAAGCTCGACGGCAAGACCGTCACGGGCCTCCGTCCTTCCGAGCTCAACAAGCTCGGGGTCAGCCGCACCTTCCAGCTGTTGCAGGTGTTCCCAAAGCTCTCGGTGCGCGAGAACCTGATCCTCGCCGGGCAGGAACACCAGGGCAACATGGCCTCGCGCCTCGTCGGCCGCTCCGATGCCGGGTTGACCGACGCCGCCAACCAGATGATCGGTTTCTTCAAGCTCGATCATCTCGCCGACGAGCCGGCCGGCGGCCTCTCCTATGGCCAGCAAAAGCTGCTCGACGCCGCCATGGCGTTCATGGGCGGGCCGCGCCTGGTGCTGCTCGACGAGCCCGCCGGCGGCGTCAATCCGTCGATGCTGGCGGACCTCAAGGACCGCCTGGTCGCGATCAACCGCGAGAAGAACGCGACCTTCGTCGTGATCGAGCACAACATGGAGTTCGTGATGTCGCTGTGCTCGCGCGTGATGGTGATGGCGGAGGGCAAGGTGCTGGCGATGGGACGGCCCGACGAGGTGCGCAAAAACCCCGCCGTGATCGAAGCCTATCTCGGACATTAG
- a CDS encoding ABC transporter ATP-binding protein — translation MSDPILSVHNLVGGYGKMTILNGTSFAVPQATITTIIGPNGAGKSTVFKAIFGLLKLREGKINFAGRDVTNLSQRALLNAGICYVPQGRNIFPELSVRHNIELGGVAAGKGIDLPMRIEAALDLFPALRRKSTQQASTLSGGEQKQLEIARSLLLEPKLVLIDEPSIGLSPLMVQQTFDILKSLRDRGVTILMIEQNARSALEISDFGIVLELGQTRMVDKADRILNDPRIGQLFLGGAMEESAA, via the coding sequence ATGAGCGACCCGATCCTCTCGGTTCACAATCTCGTCGGCGGCTACGGCAAGATGACGATTTTGAACGGCACGAGCTTCGCCGTGCCGCAGGCGACCATCACCACCATCATCGGCCCGAACGGCGCCGGCAAATCGACGGTGTTCAAGGCGATCTTCGGCCTTCTGAAGCTGCGCGAGGGCAAGATCAACTTCGCCGGCCGCGACGTCACCAATTTGAGCCAGCGCGCACTGCTCAACGCTGGCATCTGCTACGTGCCGCAGGGCCGCAACATCTTTCCGGAGCTGTCGGTGCGCCACAATATCGAGCTCGGCGGCGTCGCCGCCGGGAAAGGCATCGACCTGCCGATGCGGATAGAGGCCGCGCTCGACCTGTTTCCCGCACTGCGCCGCAAATCGACACAGCAGGCCTCGACGCTCTCGGGCGGCGAGCAGAAGCAGCTCGAGATCGCCCGCTCGCTGCTGCTCGAACCGAAGTTGGTGCTGATCGACGAGCCCTCGATCGGCCTGTCGCCGTTGATGGTGCAGCAGACCTTCGATATCCTCAAAAGCCTGCGTGACCGCGGCGTCACGATCCTCATGATCGAGCAGAACGCGCGCTCGGCGCTGGAAATCTCCGATTTCGGCATCGTGCTCGAGCTCGGCCAGACCCGCATGGTCGACAAGGCCGACCGCATCCTGAACGATCCCCGCATCGGCCAGCTCTTCCTCGGCGGCGCGATGGAGGAGAGTGCGGCATGA